The window TGCAAACAGCTTCTTTGCTTGGTTTCACTTTGTCCATTGTCTGCGGGATTGGGTTATTTGGAATTGTTAGCAAGAACGGCTCTGTTATTGAAAgctctttgttctttgccTATATTGTCCGTTGCATTTACGAGATTTCGCCAAAATTGGCCACTACTGCTACCGATGAGATACTAGAAGTAATCAAAGTCGCCTGGCAGaaacatcaaaagaatctATCCACAACAAACAATTTGTTATCGTACTATCAAGATGTAGTGTTGAAGAATGCTGAGATGGTATGGGAATCAATTGTTCTTAGGACCAAGAACTCAGATGCAACTACTTTTACTGCCATTCAACCACTAAATAAATTGTGGCACGCATTCACACCTAtctggaaatttttcaaaggattTGTCCTTTCGGTACCGTCATCAATTGGTGGTGTCTTTCAAGTGACACTCAAGTTAGCATCAGAGTCAGTCTCGCCTGCGATTGTCCTGAACCTATGTTTCAGAGTGCTTGTCTTTTATTCAGCTACAAGAATCATTCCagctttacaaagaaagaataccaGAGAATTGCGTAAAAGTCGTCGAATAATGAATGTACTGTACTGGTACAGTCCCTGCATCCTAATTGCAATGTATACACATCTGATATTGCAGTATTCGGGTGAGCTGAACAGTGACCTGTGCCTGTGGGGTTGCAGCGAGAAATGGTTTGGCTCCGGTCAACCAAAGATTGAGATAAACACATGGGTCTTTTGGAACTGGTGTAACATCTTTTGGACCGTACTCATATATGGTAGTGAACTGATCGGTGGTAAGAGGTAACATGTAGTTTCCCAAGAGCATATAAATTTTTCTAATTGCATGGATCTTTTCCACAATGTTGGCGTTATGTATATCAAGAGATTACGAAGACAgaatttttttcagatttaTGAATAGCAAGTCTCGTCCATGCCAATTTTTGGCTCAGAGCTTGACTCTATGTTGCATTGGTATTTCATCATAAAAATTCAAGTTTTATCCTCAACTAGATGAGTCAAGGCTCAACTGAGCCTTGATATAACCCGTCTGGCGATAAGTTGGTTAGTTCGGTTTGGCACATTTGATTGTGCAAAAGCTTCTTAGAAAGCCTCAAACCGTAAAAATGTTGAAGTGAATCCATGAGCCAAGAAAAGTAAGCTCCATTGGGTTATTCAGCAAAAACTGAACAATCGTCATAACTATGGTTTGAAATCTAGCGAGATTCCCATACCGAAAAGCACTGCAACTCAAAGGAGTATACAGGTTGGAAAGCGGGCTGAAAATACAAGTATCCCCAGTCCACTTAATGAGTTGATTTAAAGATTGTAAAATTTTTAAATCTCATTACGTTTTCCGCATACGGTCTGGTCGGAGACTTTCTACCCAAAGCATTGATTGAGTGTATGAACCACTCCAGTTTTGCAAGCTTCGAACAGTGACGATTCTTTGACCATGGATTaggattcttcaaaagaccAATAAAACAAAGAGAGTAAAATGTAAGGAAAGTGGTTCAAACTGTAATTTAACTGGCTTTTTATATTGAGTTGGAGGGCATCGCctaaaaatttttcaaaaatagTCCGGATTACCCATGGTAGCACCGGACGCCATATCGGACGCTTGTTTAATTAGGTTTAACTGGATCTACACCAATAGagaatggtgatgatgatgaatggCCCAAAGAAGGTGGTTCTGATCTACTAAAATGTCAGGAAGTTACTGGTCTTCCACTCAAAGATACCAATGGCAATATACCAAAGAATCGCTGGCAAAAGAACGACAGAAATTGTGGTTACTGGAGTGCCAACTCTTCCCTCAGGGACTTAATATTGTGATGGACTCGAAACAAGGAGGTTTTGATCAACCAACGACAAAAAATATTCCTATCACACACAAAGACTTACATTATGATAAGGATTATAATCTGCGGATCTATTGCTATTTTTTAATTATGAAATTGGGACGAAGGTTGAATATTAGACAATGCGCATTGGCGACTGCTCACATCTATCTATCGAGGTTCTTACTCAAGGTTTCTATTCGTGAGATCAATCTTTATCTATTAGTGACTACTTGTGTCTATTTGGCGTGCAAAGTGGAAGAATGCCCGCAGTACATTAGAACGTTGGTCAGTGAAGCTAGATCTCTATGGCCCGAATTTGTTCCACCGGATCCCACGAAGGTCACAGAATTCGAGTTCTATcttattgaagaactgCAAAGCTATTTGATCGTTCATCATCCCTATAAATCGATGGAGCAGATAGTAAACGTTCTGAAGGAACCACCGTTTGAACTAAGATTGTCGCAGGATGAATTACAGAATTGTTGGTCACTGATCAATGATAGCTATATCAATGACGTTCATCTGATGTATCCGCCGCACGTTATCGCTGTTGCATGTCTATTTATCACCATTTGCATCAGAGGCAGAACCGTCAAGAGTTCTTTGTCCAATGTCGGTAATAAAGGCGACAATGTGATGGATACAGATCCTATCTTAACTCAAGTAGTGAAACAACAGGAGATTGTCAACAGATTTGTGGCAGAATCGCAGGTCGATCTAGAGGAAGTGATGAATACTGTGCAGGAACTAATCACGCTGTATGACCATTGGGACAAGTATCATGAGCCGTGGATAAAATTTCTATTGCATACTCTATACCTGAGAACATCAGTACCGAACACAGCAATGTCTTAACCTTTCTATATCCAAAATAATGGCATTTCAATGATAACCgagattccaaagaaagttATTTGCTTTGAAGCATTGTAAAATTGAGTACCGTGCAACAATTGCGCAACATAGATCCAATGAATCTTCACCATAGTAATGCATTTAGAAGCTCGCATCACATCAGTTAAATGGCTGCTCGATGAACTGGACTCAGTACCCACCCCGTCTTCAGTCGCCCCAAAAGTTAACGCTATTCGAAACCTCCAGACGGTCTGGCTATATCTCAGCGGCTCTTGAACCTGATCGTAATATTCTCGTTTTGGCAGGAGCTTAACTGGCCGAGCAGTCACTGCAGTACCAATGGTCTGGCTAtatcatttttcttccttacTCTCACATACCAAGATACTGAGAGAATTAGTTCAAGCAAGTTCTTGGTCGGCATGTTTAAAATCCAGCCCTCTTCTTTCTGAGGCTGGCACTCAAACTTACATAAAATCCATTTAATCAAAATACCCTGGAAGAGTATCTTCCGAACTGTCCTGGTCCTTAATATCTATTCCATACTCAACAACCTACTAAAAACTCGAAGGTTGGTATGTTATAAAGATATTCTTAGATTTTAACAAGAAAACAATCCGATGTAGTGTAACGGCTATCACATCACGCTCTCACCGTGGAGACCGGGGTTCGACTCCCCGCTTCGGAGTTATTTTTGCAAGATCTTAACAAGATTAGCTATTCTCTTTGAGATGGAGGCTGATCAAATGAATAATATCTTATCCTTGACTGCTACTTACCATTTGTCTATTCTTGCTAATCAGTTCCATATGCTAAGGTAACGTAAAATGAAAGCGCCATCACAGAAAGCCCGTACCATACAAGTAGAACGCTGCAGCGCTTGTAGAACCTATCTCTTGGAGAAATCGACTGTCCCACGGCTAGTGAGTCAGTACCGATTAATTTGTAACCAAACAGCCCCGGTAAAATGAAAGAGATGGATGTGGAACCAGTAGCTCCGACCAGGGCTAGAACAAAGGCAAAAGatttcactttcaaagctaAGGAATACATCAAGATCAGTAGAATGGCTGAAATTGCGTAGAAACGAGAGTTGGGGAAAGGTGTAGTCTCAACGTTATTTCCTCTTATAACTTGAGTATCATCTCCATCTACAGATTCGATATCGTTATCGAACCCTGCAAGTGATTCGTTATCCTCGTCCTGGATACTGAGTCTTATTGGGGAACCTTCACCAGGTCTGGAACGGGCTTGTGCTTGCTGACTTGGCATGATGGGatccttcttgaaatgAATCTCTGACCATACCACGAGGTTGTTGATAGCAATTCTGCATGGGTGGAAGAGTAGAGGGAATGACAGCATAACCATGGAACCGAGACACAGTTTCCCAACATAGACCCAAGTAGAGTCTGGATCATAGTTAAGCATGATATTACCCAGAGTATTACTACCAAAGGTCAAATATCCGCAGATACCGACAGCTAGGAACACCGCTGTAGAGATGGTAATAGATGTGTTTATGACTGAAGTGATATTAGCCATTGAGTTTTCCTTTAGCTCATTAATGATGCTGAACAGGTTCATAGAACCAGTGTAGGCAAACACGATAATACTGAAAGTGGACAAAAGGCCCTTGAAATCGTAGACTTTGAACCAACAGACCTCACCCCTGTAAGACTTGTAGTCGTGGGTCAATAGAGTATCATGAGCGAAATATGTCACTATCAATAGTGAAAGGTATGCCAATGCAAAGAGACCAATGATACTCGAATATCTCAAACTATCCAGCTTCTTAAGGCAGCATAACGGAACAATAATTAGCGAAGAAAGTAAAATCCAGAAACGTGGCTCACCACCAAAGAGACCTGGAAACAAGTCACCA of the Torulaspora delbrueckii CBS 1146 chromosome 7, complete genome genome contains:
- the ICE2 gene encoding Ice2p (similar to Saccharomyces cerevisiae ICE2 (YIL090W); ancestral locus Anc_2.293), which encodes MTTISKSFLQGTRMALAGFYLLSTLVTIPISFKVGGLYCGLSFTVTLFNLYLITTTLSMVAQSYGNKCYIVGTTFIYYLQHFMIASLLYLFLSGFSNEELTKVLEDGSQPEQSLVNVLRNNVFSNHSSWMLYYYYYRYVVQPWQSVLTHSTAFFALSEGFFTVLGIQAIGETNRWLLDEMNSNTWIIASLLTSGGVITASLYYLYRIYVTPIWNLSVQTASLLGFTLSIVCGIGLFGIVSKNGSVIESSLFFAYIVRCIYEISPKLATTATDEILEVIKVAWQKHQKNLSTTNNLLSYYQDVVLKNAEMVWESIVLRTKNSDATTFTAIQPLNKLWHAFTPIWKFFKGFVLSVPSSIGGVFQVTLKLASESVSPAIVLNLCFRVLVFYSATRIIPALQRKNTRELRKSRRIMNVLYWYSPCILIAMYTHLILQYSGELNSDLCLWGCSEKWFGSGQPKIEINTWVFWNWCNIFWTVLIYGSELIGGKR
- the AVT7 gene encoding Avt7p (similar to Saccharomyces cerevisiae AVT7 (YIL088C); ancestral locus Anc_2.295), giving the protein MDPTGTPASSTVNLVKTIIGAGLLAIPFAFRNDGVVIGALLTLIAAVTSGFGLFILAKCSKTLINPRNSSFFTLCMLTYPSLSPLFDLAMIVQCFGVGLSYLVLIGDLFPGLFGGEPRFWILLSSLIIVPLCCLKKLDSLRYSSIIGLFALAYLSLLIVTYFAHDTLLTHDYKSYRGEVCWFKVYDFKGLLSTFSIIVFAYTGSMNLFSIINELKENSMANITSVINTSITISTAVFLAVGICGYLTFGSNTLGNIMLNYDPDSTWVYVGKLCLGSMVMLSFPLLFHPCRIAINNLVVWSEIHFKKDPIMPSQQAQARSRPGEGSPIRLSIQDEDNESLAGFDNDIESVDGDDTQVIRGNNVETTPFPNSRFYAISAILLILMYSLALKVKSFAFVLALVGATGSTSISFILPGLFGYKLIGTDSLAVGQSISPRDRFYKRCSVLLVWYGLSVMALSFYVTLAYGTD
- the SSN8 gene encoding cyclin-dependent protein serine/threonine kinase regulator SSN8 (similar to Saccharomyces cerevisiae SSN8 (YNL025C); ancestral locus Anc_2.294), which gives rise to MSGSYWSSTQRYQWQYTKESLAKERQKLWLLECQLFPQGLNIVMDSKQGGFDQPTTKNIPITHKDLHYDKDYNLRIYCYFLIMKLGRRLNIRQCALATAHIYLSRFLLKVSIREINLYLLVTTCVYLACKVEECPQYIRTLVSEARSLWPEFVPPDPTKVTEFEFYLIEELQSYLIVHHPYKSMEQIVNVLKEPPFELRLSQDELQNCWSLINDSYINDVHLMYPPHVIAVACLFITICIRGRTVKSSLSNVGNKGDNVMDTDPILTQVVKQQEIVNRFVAESQVDLEEVMNTVQELITLYDHWDKYHEPWIKFLLHTLYLRTSVPNTAMS